In Paenibacillus sonchi, the genomic stretch AAAAGCCGGTGGATCGAATCGGTCCAAAAACCGCTTTTGTTGGCCAGCCCCGGCAAGGTTTCGCTATTTAAGAACAATCTCGTCTGTATGATTACAGGGGGGCTGGGAGGAATGGGCTTGGCGCTGGCGGAATATTTAGCCACGCAGTATACAGCCCGCCTGGTTTTGGTGGGCCGCTCTGCTTTTCCGCCGAAAAGTGAATGGGACCAGTGGGTGAACCGCCCGGACGATGCAGAAGTAGCCCGGATCATTCGAACTATCCGGGCGCTGGAAGCGGCAGGGGCGGTAATTGAGGTGCATAGCGCCGATATCTCAGATTTCAGCGCCATGCAGCAGGTGGTTGCCCGGGCGGAAGCGCGGCTGGGTCCGATTACCGGTGTCCTGCACACGGCTGGAGTTGCGGATTATGCCGGAGTCATTCAGAGAAGGACACAAGCGATGACCGACGAGGTGCTGCTGCCCAAGGTTAAAGGGACCATTGTTCTGGATACGCTTTTCCGCAACCGTAAGCTGGACTTTTTTGTTTTATTTTCATCCATCGGCAACTATATCTATGGCCGCAAGTTCGGGCAAGTGGGATACAATGCGGCAAATGAATTTTTGGATGCCTTTGTACACTACCGCTTACAGCACCGGGAAGGCTTTACAGCAACGGTTAACTGGAACGACTGGGCGGAAGCGGGAATGTCCGTCAAAGCGATGGAGAAGAGCCGCGGCCTGCACAAGGAGGTCAACGATCTTCAGTTTGAAGCCGAGGCGATCACGACAGAGCAAGGTGTGAATGTGTTCCGGTATATCATGGAGAACCAAATGAACCGGGTAATCGTGTCTGCGCTCGATTTGCCGGCATTGATGGAAGAGAGCAACAACATCAGCGTGGAGGTTATCCTGGAGCAGGAGGCGGCAGCCCATGCCACGGAAGCTGCACCTGCAGCAGTCAGCAGCAGCAGTCTGCTCACGGAAGCCGGGCTGCACCAACAGATTGCGGATATCTGGAGCACAGTCCTGGGAATTGAGGCCATCGGCATCGATGAGGATTTCTTCGCATTGGGCGGCGATTCCCTTAAAGCGATCACCATTGTTTCACTGGTTTTCAAAAAGCTTGGAGTCAAGCTCCCGCTCCCTGCATTTTTCCACAAACCAACGATCCGTGAAATTAGCCGTGTCATCCGGGAGACAAACCGGACGGATTATGCCCGGATTAAGCGCGCCCCCAAAAAGAGGGCTATCCGTTAACTCCGGGACAGAAAAGGCTCTATTTCCTCAGCCAAATGGAGAAGGAAAATAAACAGTACAACAATATCATTGCGCTGCAAGTCAACGGGCCTTTGAACTTCGGCAAGTTGGAGGCCTGCCTGAAGCAGCTGATTCGCAGACATGAGAGCCTGCGGACCTGCTTCCGGAGAATTGACGGGGAATGGGTGCAATGGATTGAGGAAGAGGTTCAGCTAACTCTTGATGTTGTGGACATCAAGGGAACGGTCAATGATAAGCACATTGAAGCATGGATACAGGCATTTGATTTGGCGGCAGCGCCGTTATGGAAAATTGGTGTTTTTAAGGAAAGTGAACACCGTCATCTTATTGTGTTTAATATTCATCATATCATCACAGACGGGACCTCCAATGCCATCCTGATCGACGAGTTCACCACCCTATACCAGAATGACGGGAAGCTCGGCGCCTTGCCGCCATTAACCATACAATACAAGGATTACGCGGAATGGCGGATGGATGAGGCGAATACCGCTAATGAAGCAGCTGCGGCGTATTGGCTGGAAACGTTCTCCGGGGAAATCCCGCTGCTCCATTTGCCGGCAGACCATTCACGTCCGGCATTCAAGACCTACCACGGTTCTGCGGAAATGTTCAGCATTCCGAAAGAGCAGGTACTGGAAATTAAGCAGCTGGCAGCCGAGCAGGAAGCTACGCTGTATATGGTATTGTTTGCAGTTTGGAATATATTGCTGGCTAAGCTGAGTGATCAGGAAGAAATCATTGTAGGGGTGCCGACCTCGGGAAGAAATCACAGCGATATTGAGCATGTAATCGGCATGTTTGTGAATACCCTACCGATTAGAAGCCGGATTTCCGCCAAGCTGACGTTTGCAGAAATCCTGCATGCCATGAAAGCGAACATTTCCAATGCGCTGGAACACCAGGATTATCCTTTTGAGGATCTTGTCAGCCAGCTTCAGATTACACGTGATTTTGGGCGAAATCCTTTGTTTGATGTGATGTTTGCTTTTCAAAATGCCAAGGCACAGCAGCAGGAAGCCGGACAGGTCCAGTTGAATGAGCTGGAAAT encodes the following:
- a CDS encoding KR domain-containing protein, producing MALAEYLATQYTARLVLVGRSAFPPKSEWDQWVNRPDDAEVARIIRTIRALEAAGAVIEVHSADISDFSAMQQVVARAEARLGPITGVLHTAGVADYAGVIQRRTQAMTDEVLLPKVKGTIVLDTLFRNRKLDFFVLFSSIGNYIYGRKFGQVGYNAANEFLDAFVHYRLQHREGFTATVNWNDWAEAGMSVKAMEKSRGLHKEVNDLQFEAEAITTEQGVNVFRYIMENQMNRVIVSALDLPALMEESNNISVEVILEQEAAAHATEAAPAAVSSSSLLTEAGLHQQIADIWSTVLGIEAIGIDEDFFALGGDSLKAITIVSLVFKKLGVKLPLPAFFHKPTIREISRVIRETNRTDYARIKRAPKKRAIR
- a CDS encoding condensation domain-containing protein, with the translated sequence MEKENKQYNNIIALQVNGPLNFGKLEACLKQLIRRHESLRTCFRRIDGEWVQWIEEEVQLTLDVVDIKGTVNDKHIEAWIQAFDLAAAPLWKIGVFKESEHRHLIVFNIHHIITDGTSNAILIDEFTTLYQNDGKLGALPPLTIQYKDYAEWRMDEANTANEAAAAYWLETFSGEIPLLHLPADHSRPAFKTYHGSAEMFSIPKEQVLEIKQLAAEQEATLYMVLFAVWNILLAKLSDQEEIIVGVPTSGRNHSDIEHVIGMFVNTLPIRSRISAKLTFAEILHAMKANISNALEHQDYPFEDLVSQLQITRDFGRNPLFDVMFAFQNAKAQQQEAGQVQLNELEMKPYPYRTTTSRFDLTLDGEERAGELVFTLEYATDLFTRETVMRLIRYFRTILLEVLKHPAQKTGLIHLPDDQETDRLINRFNQTAGEYPEHLTVHQLFAARVKEHPHQVAVTFRDQCITYDELNRRAQQAAYALQAQGIGPDQIVALITTRSVDMIAGILAILQAGGAYLPIDPSLPANRIAYMLDDAGAQVILTNTSVENQGNRIVMDMRSLELDHGAPFQCRRCTAAVIWRTACILRELPACRKGFWWSTAPY